The DNA window CTCGACGCGTACCGGGGCGCGTTCGTGGTAGTCAGCCCCGACACACGGGCCCCGATTCGGAGGAGAGGCACGATGACCGTCACGATTCCCAGCGTGGTCGTCCGCTATTTCGAGCTGAGCGGCAAAACCGACACGGACGCCCTCGTCTCCCTTTTCACCGACGACGCGATCGTGGCCGACGAGGACCGGACCTATGACGGTCCGGCGGCGATCCGGGCCTGGCGCGAGCGGCAGGTGGCCGAGTTCGACCACAAGGCCGTCCCGGAGGCCGTCGAGGAGGAGGCCGGCGGCAACCTGCTGGTCACCGCGATGGTGTCGGGCACCTTCCCGGGCAGCCCGGTCCGCCTGCGCCACCGCTTCACCCTGCGCGACGGCCTGATCGGCGCCTTGGACATCCGACCCTAGGGGGCCGCGGGTCAGCGCTCGGCGACGGGCAGGATCGTGCGGCTCCTCCCCGGGCGGGGGTACGCCTCGGCCGCGGCGGCCAGCCGGGCGGCGTGGTCGCGTTGCCGCTGCCAGTGGCCGTAGAGGGCGCCGCGCTGGGAGAGGCGGTCCACCTCGCTGATCGTCTCCGGGGCCACGTCGCCCGGCGGCGCGTCCCGCCAGGGGGTGCCCGGCAGCGGCATGAAGGTGTGCGCGTGGATGCGGGCGCCGAGGTCGGCCAGCTCGCGTGCGAGCAGCAGCGACGCGTCGACGTCGGCCCGGTCCTCGCCCGGCATCCCGAAGATCATGTCGACGTTGATCCGGAAGCCCTCCTCGACGCCGAGGCGGACGGCGCGCTTCACCTCGTCGACGCCGTGACCCCGCTTCGCCGCGTCCAGGATCCGGTCGGAGCCGGACTGGGCGCCGACGATGATGTTGTTGTTGGCGCAGTACCGCTTCACCAGCCGCAGCGCCTCCCGGGAGACGTGCTCGGGCCGGATCTCGCTGGGGAACGAGCCGAAGAACACCCGCCCCTCCGGCCCGATCCCCTCCCGGCACGACGCGAGGAGTTCCTCGACCGCGTTCAGGTTCGGCGCGTCGTCCTGGCTGCCGTACGACAGCGCGGTGGGGGTGATGAACCGTACGTCCCGCAGTCCGCGCCGCCGCATCGCGTCGACGTGCCAGCGGACGTTCTCGACGCTGCGGTGCCGGAACCGGGCCGAGAACATGAACGGGGTCTGGCAGAAGCGGCAGGAGAAGACGCAGCCGCGGGTGATCTCGAGGGCGTTGAACCGGTCCCAACGCAGGGAGAAGCCGCGGAACTCGTCGAGCGGCCGGCGCTGCGGGCGCCCGGTCTTCACCACCGCCCCGGTGGCGTCGCGGTAGGCGAGGCCGGGGATGCCGGCCGGGTCGCCGACGGCGTCCACCAGGCGCAGCAGGGTCGCCTCGCCCTCCCCGACCGCGGCGATGTCCCAGCCGGCGTCCAGGGTCTGCACCGGCTCGGCGGTCGCGTGCACGCCGCCCGCTACGTGCGTCACGTTCGGCGCGTTGGCCAGGGCGCGGACCTGGGCCAGCTCGCCTGCCATCGCCTCCGCGTCGGGGGAGTAGAACGACCACAGCACCAGCACCCGCGTCGCCGAGCCCGCCGCCTCCCGGACGTGCGCCGCGGTCGCCTCCGGCGTCTCGCCGAAGCGCACCTCGTACCGCGTCGGGGTCTCGTGCTGCTCCAGCGCCCCGAGCAGCACGTGCAGGCCGTACGTCACCGCCTTGCGGTAGCGCAGCACCAGCACGAGATCAGCCGTCGTCATGGCCACCATCGTGCCAGCCGCCGCGCCGGCCACCGGCGGCGGCCGAGGAGCGGGAGTCGCCACCCCGGCCGGGCCGCCGGGCTCGGCGGGACCGGGAATCGCCGCCCCGGCCGGGTCGCCCGGCGCGGCGGGGAGCACCATGGGTGGCGGCGCGACAGGCAGGAGGCGGCGGATGGTCCGGTGGAGCTGGTTCCGGGAGGCCACCGGCCGGGTGCGGCGGGGCTGGCTCCCGGTGGTGGAGACGACCCTGGCCGCCACCGTCGCCTGGGTGCTGGCCACCCGGCTGCTCGGGCACCCGCAGCCGTTCTTCGCCCCGGCCGCCGCGCTGATCGTCCTCGGTCAGGCCCGGGGCCAGCGGACGCGGCGCGCCGTGGAGGTGGTGCTCGGCGTCGCCGCCGGGGTGCTCGTCGCCGACGTGGTGGTGCAGGCCCTCGGCCGCGGCAGCTGGACCGTCTTCACGGTCATCCTGCTCACCGTCGCGCTGGCGGTGGCCGTCGGCGCGAGCGGCGTGTCCGTCGTGCAGGCGGCCGTCTCCGCCCTGTACCTGGTGGTGGTCGCCCCGCCCACGGAGGCGCTGGTCCCGTTCCGGTTCGTCGACGCGCTGGTCGGGGGCGGGGTGGCCCTCGTCGCGAGTCAGCTCGTCGACGCCCGGCGCCCGCTCGCCCCGCTGGTCGCCGAGTTCCGGCAGACCTTCGAGGACCTGGGCGGGCTGCTGCGCGAGGTCGCCGACGCGCTCGACGCCCACGACGAGACGGCGGCAGTGGCCGCCCTCGACCGGGCCCGGGGCATGGACGCCGCCGTCGAGCGGCTGCGCGGCGGCGTGCTCGCCGCGGGGGAGGCGCTGACCCTGCACGTACGCCGCCGTCAGCACCTGGGCCGGCTGCGCTCGGTGGACTCGTCGATCGGCCAGATCGACTATGCCGTCCGCAACGTGCGGGTGCTCGCCCGGGCCGGGGTCACCCTCACCCGGCTGCCCAGCCCGGCGCCGGCGGAGCTGGGCGCGGCGGTGCGGTCCCTGGCCGCGGCGGTGCACGCGGCCGGCGAGGCGTTCGCCGCCGACCTCGACGGCCGGGACGCCGCCGCCGACGGGCACGCCGCCCGGGCCGAGGCCGCCGCGCTGGACGCCGTCCGGGTCGCCGGTCGGGTGTTCACCTCCGGTCAGACCCTCCCGGTGGCGATGATCGTCGGGCAGCTCCGGGCGACCGCCATCGACCTGCTGCGCGGGCTCGCGCCCGGCGACGACGCCGCCGTCCTCGGCCGGGTCGACGAGGCGCTCGGCCTGCCCGCCGTCTGAGCGGCAGGGCTCAGCCGGCCGCGAGCCAGTCCAGCGCCTGGCGGCGGATCGGCTCCGGCACCTCGTGCCCGCCGGCGAACTCCGCGTACGTCACGTCGTGGCCGAGGTCCCGCAGCCGGGGCGCCAGCCGGCGGCTGCACACGTCCACCGGCAGCACCCGGTCGTCGGTGCCGTGGGACAGGAACAGCCGGGGCCGACCGTGGCTGACCAGGGGCGCGGCGAAGCCGGGGGAGAAGGCCAGCACCGCGTCGGCCAGGTCGCCGTTGGTCAGGCCCAGGGACAGCGCGTACGAGGCGCCGTCGGAGAACCCGCCGAACGCCACCCGGGCGACCGGGTAGCCGGTGAACACGTCCGCGAGCAGCGCGTCGATCCGGCGTACGTCGGTGCCGAACCCCTCGACGATCACGTCCCACGTCGACGCGGTCGCCTTCGGCGCGACCAGCAGCAGGTGGTGCGCGTCGGCCAGCGGCAGCAGCAGGTCCAGCCCCTGACGGGCCGACCCGCCCGCCCCGTGCAGCAGCAGCACCAGCCGGTACGGCCGGTCGTCGGCGCGCTCCGCCGGGGCGTACAGCAGGGCGGCCGGCTCGCCGCCGGGACCGGGCACGGTCACCAGGCCGCGCCGCGCGCGGCTGACCGGCGGGCCCGGACGGGCGGTCAGTCGCCCGTGCCGGTGGTCCTGCGCGGGTTCCCGGTGCGCCGGGGCGGGCTCGGACACTCGCTCTCACCGCTTCTCGGGTCGCGGGACGGTCCACCGCCGGCGGTCGACGGCGACGTCGGTTACCCGCGGGAGGGGCGGATAACCGGCCGGCCGCCGTCCAATGTGCGATCGTCGGCGGGGCCGCGGGCGGGCGGCGAACGACGGGGAGAGAAAGAGGAAACCACGTGCACAGTTCCACCGACGTCACCGGTCCGGTGGCCGCCCCGGCCGTCGCCCGGCCGGTGCTGGCCGCGCGTAACGCCGTGGCGGTCGTGTTCGCCCTCAACGGCCTCGCCTCCGCCGCCTGGTTCTCCAGGGTGCCGGCGGTCAAGGACGCGTTGGAGCTCAGCGCGGGGCGGCTCGGGCTGCTGCTGCTGGCGGCCTCCATCGGGGCGCTGGTGGCGATGCCGACATCCGGGCTGATCACCCAGCGGTTCGGGGCGGCCCGCACCGTGGCGTACAGCACCGCGCTGCTCACGGTGGCGCTGGCGGTCATCGGGCTCTCCGCCGGCCTGGCCGGCTGGCTGCCCGGGGTCGCGGTCGGCCTCTTCGCCCTCGGCTACGGCTCCGGCACCTGCGACGTGGCGATGAACATCGAGGCGACGGGGGTCGAGCGGCGGCTCGGCCGGACGATCATGCCCCGGTTCCACGCGGCCTGGAGCCTCGGCTCGGTGGCCGGCGCCGGCCTCGGCGCGGGGGCCGCCCGGCTCGGGTTCCCGCTCGCCGTGCACCTGGCGGTGCTCGCGGCGGTGGTGCTGGTCGGCACGCTGCTCGCGGTCCGCTCGTTCCTGGCCGCCGCGCCGGCCCCGTCGGCCGACGACCCGAAGCCGGGGGCCGACGCCGCCGCCCGGCGCCGCGCCCAGCTGGCGGCCTGGCGGGAGCCGCGCACCCTGCTCATCGGCCTGCTGGTGCTGGTGGCGGCGTTCACCGAGGGCACCGCCAACGACTGGGTCGCGGTGGCGTTCGTCGAGGGGTACGACCTGAGCGAGGCGGCCGGCGCGGCCGTGTACGGGGTGTTCGTGGCGGGCATGACCCTCGGCCGCACCGCCGGCACGGTGGCGCTGGACCGGTGGGGGCGGGTGCCGGTGCTGCTCGCCACCATCTCGGTCGCCGGGGCGGGCGCGGCCCTCGCGGTGCTGGCGGGGTCCGGGCCGGTGGCGATCGTCGGTGTGGCGCTGTGGGGCATCGGCGCGTCGCTCGGCTTCCCCGTGGGCCTGAGCGCCGCCGCCGACGACGAGGAACGGGCGCCGGCCCGGGTCAGCGTCGTCGCCGTGCTCGGCTACACCGCGTTCCTCGCCGGGCCGCCGCTGCTCGGCTTCCTCGGGGATCACATGGGCATCCTGCGCGCCCTGCTCGTGGTGCCGCTGGTGCTGTTGCCCACCCTCGCCCTGGTCCCGGCCACCCGCCCGCTCAAGCGCTGACCGGCTCCCCGCCGCCGGCCCCGGCCAGCTTCTTCTCACCCGGCTCCCAGCCGCTTGCCAGGTGGCGGTGCTGCACTGGGGCGAACGGGTGAGGAAGGGGGCCGGACATGGGCTGGTTCATCCGGCGAGGGCGCGCCGCCGACGGGACGCCGACGAAGCTCGACCGGGAGGCGACCGCCGACGACCTCGCCGCCCTGGAGGCGTTCGTGCGGACCCGCCGGGGCGTGGAGTTCTACCTGGAGCCCGAGACCACCGCGACCGACACCACCGTGATGGCGATCGCCCACGACGGCGAGTGGATCCGGCGCCGGACCGGGTCGCCCCGGGTCGCCGCGCGGATCGCCCAGCGGCACGCCGTCCCGCTGTACGAGGCCGCGCGCACCGGCTACCCGGAGCGGATGCGGGCCTGGAACCGGGCCCACCCGGAGCGCCGGCTCCGCTGAGCCGCCCGCCGGTCGGCAGCCGTCGGGGGGAGCGGGCGTGGGACGCGCCGTTGACCGGCGGCGCGCGGGTGTGGCAGCATTCGCGGCCTGACGGCAGTGAAGGAAGCCGGTGCGATTCCGGCGCGGTCCCGCCACTGTCACCGGGGAGCGATCCCCCCTCGCGAGTCACGGCCGTGTGTCTGCGGTTGGAAGGCCGGGGGAGAGCGTCGATCCGGGAGCCAGGAGACTTCGGCCGTCGGGACGACCCCAGGGCGTGGACACCCGAGGAGGACCCGATGAGGCGCAGCGTCTCACGTATCGACGACCACCGTCTCCGCCGATCGGCGCGCGGCTGCGCGCCCGCGACCGGTCGCCGGCCCGCTCCGCCGCCCGCCCGCCGCTGAGGTCCGCCCCCCGCACACCGAGGTCCGCGCCTCCGCGCCGTCGCCGAGGCCAGCCCCCCGCCGGGTCCTCGCCCACCCCTGCCCGCCGTCGACCGGCCCGTCGCCCCCGGGCATCACTCTCCGGAGCCATCCGTGCGCATCCTGCTGCTGTCCACCGCCGACACCGACCTGCTCGCCGCCCGCGCCAGCGGCGCCGACTACCGGCTGGCCAACCCGGCCCGGGTCGCCGCCGACGCCGTGCCAGCGCTGCTCGACGGCGCCGACCTCGCCGTCGTACGGCTGCTCGGCGGCCGGCAGGCGTGGCCGGACGGCCTGGTCGCGGTGCTCGCCTCCGGCGTGCCGACGGTGGTCCTCGGCGGCGAGGCGGTGCCGGACGCGGAGCTGATGGCGGCGTCCACAGTGCCCTCCGGGGTGGCCACGCAGGCGCTGGCGTACCTGGTCGAGGGCGGGCCGGACAACCTGGCCCAGCTCGCCCGGTTCCTCTCCGACACGGTGCTGCTCACCGGCGAGGGCTTCGCCCCGCCCGCGCCCACCGCCGCGTACGGGATCCACGGCGACCGCGAGCCGGCGCCCGGCCGCCCCACGGTCGGGATCGTCTTCTACCGGGCGCACACCCTCGCCGGCAACACGGCGTTCGTCGACGCCCTCGCCGACGCGGTCGACGCGGCCGGCGGCAACCCGCTGCCGGTCTACTGCGGATCGCTGCGCGGCCTCGCCCCGGGCGACGGGCCCCTGGAGCTGTTCGCCCGCTGCGACGCGCTCGTCGTCACCGTCCTCGCCGCCGGCGGGACGGTCCCCGCGGACGCGTCCAACGGCGGCGACCCCGACGCGTGGGACGTCGGCGCGCTCGCCGCCCTCGACGTCCCGGTGCTCCAGGCGCTCTGCCTGACCAGCACCCGCGACCAGTGGGCGGCCAGCGACGCCGGCCTGTCCCCGTTGGACGCCGCGATGCAGGTGGCCATCCCCGAGTTCGACGGCCGGATCGTCACCGTGCCGTTCTCGTTCAAGCGGATCGACGCCGACGGGCTGTCGGTCTACGAGCCCGACCCCGAGCGGGCCGCGCGGGTCGCCGGCATCGCCGTGCGGCAGGCCCGGCTGCGGCACGTCCCGAACGCCGACAAGCGCCTCGCCGTCGTCCTCAGCTCGTATCCGACGAAGCACTCCCGCGTCGGCAACGCCGTCGGCCTGGACACCCCCGCCTCGGCGGTGCGCCTGTTCGCCGCGCTCGCCGACGCCGGCTACGACCTGGGCGAGCAGCCGCCGCCCGGCGACGGGGACGCGCTGATCCACGCCCTGATCGCCGCCGGCGGGCACGACGTCGAGTGGCTCACCCCGGAGCAGCTCGCCGCCGCGGAGGCCCGGGTGCCCGGGGAGACGTACCGGCGGTGGTTCGACCGGCTCCCGGCCGGGCTGCGCGAGGGGGTGCTCGCGCACTGGGGCGAGCCGCCGGGCGAGCTGTACGCCGACGGCGGCGACCTCGTCCTCGCCGGCCTGCGCTTCGGCAACGTGGTGCTGATGATCCAGCCGCCGCGCGGCTTCGGCGAGAACCCGATCGCCATCTACCACGACCCCGACCTGCCGCCGAGCCACCACTACCTGGCCGCGTACCGGTGGCTGGCCGCGCCCGTCGAAGAGGGCGGGTTCGGCGCGGACGCCGTGGTGCACCTCGGCAAGCACGGCACCCTGGAGTGGCTGCCCGGCAAGGGGCTCGGGCTGGCCGCCGACTGCGCCCCCGACGCCGTCCTCGGGGACCTGCCGCTGGTGTACCCGTTCATCGTCAACGACCCCGGCGAGGGCACCCAGGCCAAACGCCGCGCCCACGCCGTCGTCGTCGACCACCTCGTCCCGCCGATGGCCCGCGCCGACACGTACGGCGACCTGGCGAAGCTCGAACAGCTCCTCGACGAGTACGCCACCGTGCAGGCCCTCGACCCGGCCAAGGTGCCGACCGTCCGGGCGCAGATCTGGGAGTTGGTGCGCGCCGCCGAGCTGCACCACGACCTGCACACCGAGGACATGCCGGCCGCCGACGACTTCGACGACTTCGTGCTGCACCTCGACGGGTACCTGTGCGAGGTCAAGGACGTGCAGATCCGCGACGGGCTGCACGTCCTCGGCGGCGCGCCCGCCGGCGAGGCCCGGGTCAACCTGGTCCTCGCCGTGCTGCGCGCCCCCCAGGTGTGGGGCGGCACCCGTGCGCTGCCCGGCCTGCGCCAGGCCCTCGCCGCCGCGTACGGCCTCGACGAGCAGGCGTTGCTCGCCGCGCCGGGGCAGCGGGTCGCCGTGCCCGCGGCGCTGGCCGAGGCGGTGGACGGGCCCGCCGCCACGGCCGCCGACGCCGTCGACCTGATCGAGGGGCTGGCCCGCCGCCTCGTCGTCGGCATGGAGACCCTCGACTGGGACGCCGACCGCGTCGACGCCGTCGTCACCGAGGTCGCCGGCCGGGCGATCCCCGACGCCGCCGACGTGCTGCGCTTCGCCGCCCGGGAGGTGGTGCCCCGTCTCGCCGCCACCACCGACGAGGTGGACCGGGTGCTCGGCGCCCTCGACGGCCGGTTCGTGCCGCCCGGCCCGTCCGGCTCGCCCACCCGGGGCGTGGTCGACGTGCTCCCCACCGGCCGCAACTTCTACTCCGTCGACCCGAAGGCGATCCCGTCCCGCAACGCGTGGGACGTCGGCGTGGCCCTCGCGGACTCGCTGCTGGCCCGGCATCTCGCGGACACCGGCGAGTACCCCCGCTCGGTGGGGCTCACCGTGTGGGGGACCAGCGCCATGCGCACCCAGGGCGACGATGTCGCCGAGGTGCTGGCGCTGCTGGGCTGCCGGCCCACCTGGGACGACCGGTCGCGCCGGGTCACCGGCGTGGAGGTGGTGCCGCTGGCCGAGCTGGGCCGCCCCCGCGTCGACGTCACCGTCCGCATCTCCGGGTTCTTCCGGGACGCGTTCCCGCACGTCGTCGCGCTGATCGACGACGCCGTGCGGCGGGTCGCCGCCCTCGACGAGCCGGCGGCGGACAACTTCGTCGCCGCGCACGTCGCCGCCGACGTGGCCGAGCACGGCGACGAGCGGCGGGCCACCGCCCGGATCTTCGGCTCGAAGCCCGGCGCGTACGGGGCGGGGCTGCTGCCGCTGATCGACGCCCGCAACTGGCGCACCGACGCCGACCTCGCCGAGGTGTACGCCGTCTGGGGCGGCTACGCGTACGGGCCGGGGCTGGACGGCCGGGAGGCCCGCGTCGACATGGAACGCTCCTTCGCCCGCATCGCCGTGGCGGTGAAGAACCAGGACACCCGCGAGCACGACATCGTCGACTCCGACGACTACTTCCAGTACCACGGCGGGATGGTGGCGATGGTCCGCCACCTCACCGGGACGTCCCCGGCCGCCTACGTGGGGGACTCCGCGATGCCGCACGACGTGCGCACCCGCACCCTCGGTGAGGAGACCCGGCGGGTGTTCCGGGCCCGGGTGGTGAATCCGAAGTGGATCGCCGCGATGCGCCGGCACGGCTACAAGGGCGCGTTCGAGCTGGCCGCCACCGTGGACTACCTGTTCGGCTACGACGCCACGGCCGGCGTCGTCGACGACTGGATGTACGAGCACCTCGCCGCCGCGTACGTCTTCGACCCCGGGACGCGGGAGTTCCTGGAGCAGTCGAACCCGTGGGCGCTGCGCGGCATCGCCGAGCGGCTGCTGGAGGCCGCCGACCGGGGGCTGTGGACCGCACCGGACCCGGAGACCCTCGACCGGCTCCGCGAGACGTACCTGGCCACCGAGGGCGACCTGGAGGACCGGGCATGAGCTTCCCGTTCTCCGCCGTCCTCGGCATGGACGACATGCGGCTGGCCCTGCTGCTCAACGCCGTCTCCCCGGCCATCGGCGGGGTGCTCGTGCGGGGCGAGAAGGGCACCGCGAAGTCCACCGCCGTGCGGGCCCTGGCCGCGCTGCTGCCCCCGGTCGACCACGTCGCCGGCTGCCGCTTCGCCTGTGACCCGGCCACCCCGGACCCGGGCTGCCCGGACGGCCCGCACCCCGCCGACCCGCCCGCCGAGCGCCGCCCGGCCCGGCTGGTGGAGCTGCCGGTCGGCGCCGCCGAGGACCGGGTGGTCGG is part of the Micromonospora olivasterospora genome and encodes:
- a CDS encoding nuclear transport factor 2 family protein, producing the protein MTVTIPSVVVRYFELSGKTDTDALVSLFTDDAIVADEDRTYDGPAAIRAWRERQVAEFDHKAVPEAVEEEAGGNLLVTAMVSGTFPGSPVRLRHRFTLRDGLIGALDIRP
- a CDS encoding TIGR04013 family B12-binding domain/radical SAM domain-containing protein, with amino-acid sequence MTTADLVLVLRYRKAVTYGLHVLLGALEQHETPTRYEVRFGETPEATAAHVREAAGSATRVLVLWSFYSPDAEAMAGELAQVRALANAPNVTHVAGGVHATAEPVQTLDAGWDIAAVGEGEATLLRLVDAVGDPAGIPGLAYRDATGAVVKTGRPQRRPLDEFRGFSLRWDRFNALEITRGCVFSCRFCQTPFMFSARFRHRSVENVRWHVDAMRRRGLRDVRFITPTALSYGSQDDAPNLNAVEELLASCREGIGPEGRVFFGSFPSEIRPEHVSREALRLVKRYCANNNIIVGAQSGSDRILDAAKRGHGVDEVKRAVRLGVEEGFRINVDMIFGMPGEDRADVDASLLLARELADLGARIHAHTFMPLPGTPWRDAPPGDVAPETISEVDRLSQRGALYGHWQRQRDHAARLAAAAEAYPRPGRSRTILPVAER
- a CDS encoding FUSC family protein translates to MATIVPAAAPATGGGRGAGVATPAGPPGSAGPGIAAPAGSPGAAGSTMGGGATGRRRRMVRWSWFREATGRVRRGWLPVVETTLAATVAWVLATRLLGHPQPFFAPAAALIVLGQARGQRTRRAVEVVLGVAAGVLVADVVVQALGRGSWTVFTVILLTVALAVAVGASGVSVVQAAVSALYLVVVAPPTEALVPFRFVDALVGGGVALVASQLVDARRPLAPLVAEFRQTFEDLGGLLREVADALDAHDETAAVAALDRARGMDAAVERLRGGVLAAGEALTLHVRRRQHLGRLRSVDSSIGQIDYAVRNVRVLARAGVTLTRLPSPAPAELGAAVRSLAAAVHAAGEAFAADLDGRDAAADGHAARAEAAALDAVRVAGRVFTSGQTLPVAMIVGQLRATAIDLLRGLAPGDDAAVLGRVDEALGLPAV
- a CDS encoding alpha/beta hydrolase; this translates as MSEPAPAHREPAQDHRHGRLTARPGPPVSRARRGLVTVPGPGGEPAALLYAPAERADDRPYRLVLLLHGAGGSARQGLDLLLPLADAHHLLLVAPKATASTWDVIVEGFGTDVRRIDALLADVFTGYPVARVAFGGFSDGASYALSLGLTNGDLADAVLAFSPGFAAPLVSHGRPRLFLSHGTDDRVLPVDVCSRRLAPRLRDLGHDVTYAEFAGGHEVPEPIRRQALDWLAAG
- a CDS encoding MFS transporter — protein: MHSSTDVTGPVAAPAVARPVLAARNAVAVVFALNGLASAAWFSRVPAVKDALELSAGRLGLLLLAASIGALVAMPTSGLITQRFGAARTVAYSTALLTVALAVIGLSAGLAGWLPGVAVGLFALGYGSGTCDVAMNIEATGVERRLGRTIMPRFHAAWSLGSVAGAGLGAGAARLGFPLAVHLAVLAAVVLVGTLLAVRSFLAAAPAPSADDPKPGADAAARRRAQLAAWREPRTLLIGLLVLVAAFTEGTANDWVAVAFVEGYDLSEAAGAAVYGVFVAGMTLGRTAGTVALDRWGRVPVLLATISVAGAGAALAVLAGSGPVAIVGVALWGIGASLGFPVGLSAAADDEERAPARVSVVAVLGYTAFLAGPPLLGFLGDHMGILRALLVVPLVLLPTLALVPATRPLKR
- the cobN gene encoding cobaltochelatase subunit CobN yields the protein MRILLLSTADTDLLAARASGADYRLANPARVAADAVPALLDGADLAVVRLLGGRQAWPDGLVAVLASGVPTVVLGGEAVPDAELMAASTVPSGVATQALAYLVEGGPDNLAQLARFLSDTVLLTGEGFAPPAPTAAYGIHGDREPAPGRPTVGIVFYRAHTLAGNTAFVDALADAVDAAGGNPLPVYCGSLRGLAPGDGPLELFARCDALVVTVLAAGGTVPADASNGGDPDAWDVGALAALDVPVLQALCLTSTRDQWAASDAGLSPLDAAMQVAIPEFDGRIVTVPFSFKRIDADGLSVYEPDPERAARVAGIAVRQARLRHVPNADKRLAVVLSSYPTKHSRVGNAVGLDTPASAVRLFAALADAGYDLGEQPPPGDGDALIHALIAAGGHDVEWLTPEQLAAAEARVPGETYRRWFDRLPAGLREGVLAHWGEPPGELYADGGDLVLAGLRFGNVVLMIQPPRGFGENPIAIYHDPDLPPSHHYLAAYRWLAAPVEEGGFGADAVVHLGKHGTLEWLPGKGLGLAADCAPDAVLGDLPLVYPFIVNDPGEGTQAKRRAHAVVVDHLVPPMARADTYGDLAKLEQLLDEYATVQALDPAKVPTVRAQIWELVRAAELHHDLHTEDMPAADDFDDFVLHLDGYLCEVKDVQIRDGLHVLGGAPAGEARVNLVLAVLRAPQVWGGTRALPGLRQALAAAYGLDEQALLAAPGQRVAVPAALAEAVDGPAATAADAVDLIEGLARRLVVGMETLDWDADRVDAVVTEVAGRAIPDAADVLRFAAREVVPRLAATTDEVDRVLGALDGRFVPPGPSGSPTRGVVDVLPTGRNFYSVDPKAIPSRNAWDVGVALADSLLARHLADTGEYPRSVGLTVWGTSAMRTQGDDVAEVLALLGCRPTWDDRSRRVTGVEVVPLAELGRPRVDVTVRISGFFRDAFPHVVALIDDAVRRVAALDEPAADNFVAAHVAADVAEHGDERRATARIFGSKPGAYGAGLLPLIDARNWRTDADLAEVYAVWGGYAYGPGLDGREARVDMERSFARIAVAVKNQDTREHDIVDSDDYFQYHGGMVAMVRHLTGTSPAAYVGDSAMPHDVRTRTLGEETRRVFRARVVNPKWIAAMRRHGYKGAFELAATVDYLFGYDATAGVVDDWMYEHLAAAYVFDPGTREFLEQSNPWALRGIAERLLEAADRGLWTAPDPETLDRLRETYLATEGDLEDRA